In the Methanothermobacter sp. K4 genome, TAGTCTGCTGTGGTTTTTATTTGGCTATGGCCTCATCTTTGGAGGCGACATTTCGGGAATAATAGGAACCCAGATCAGCAGCATAAGCCTTACAGCACTTAACTCAGCGTCAGAATATGCTCCCACAATTCCCGGGGGCCTTTTTGCAATTTTCCAGATGACGTTTGCTGCGATAACAGTTGCGCTGATATCAGGTGCTGTTGTGGAGAGGATCCGTTTTTCATCGTGGATCATCTTCATTCCCCTCTGGTTCACATTCGTTTATGTGCCCGTGGCCCACTGGGTATGGGGCGGTGGATTCCTGCAGAACCTCGGTGTCTATGATTTCGCAGGTGGAATAGTGGTGCACCTCACAAGCGGTATTGCTGCCCTTGCACTTGCACTGGTCATCGGTCCAAGGCACGACCAGAAACTGATGCCACACCATCTTGGCTACTCTGTGATAGGCACCGGTCTTCTATGGTTTGGCTGGTTCGGATTCAACGCGGGTTCAGCCCTTTCAGCAGGTAACCTTGCCACAGATGCAATGATTGTGACCAACACCTCTGCTGCCGCAGGGATGCTTGGATGGATGCTGATGGACAGAATTAAAACAGGCAAACCAACCCTCCTTGGCGCCCTTTCAGGTGCTGTTGCAGGTCTTGCATCAATAACCCCTGCAGCTGGATTCGTGGATATAGGTGCATCGATTTTAATTGGATTTCTGGCAGCCATGCTCTGTTACCTTGCTGTCTCATGGCTCAAGCCACTCCTAGGCTATGATGACGCCCTGGATGTTTTCGGGATTCATGGGGTCTCAGGTGTTATAGGAACAATAGGCGTTGGCCTATTTGCAATACCTGCACTTAACCCCGCCCTCACTGGTGGTGGTCTCATAACAGGAAGCACCGCACTCCTCACCAGTCAGGTTATCGGTGTTGTTACTGTGATCATATACACCTTCACAGTTACATACATTCTCGCCAGCCTCCTCAAGAAATGGAGAGGTCTCCGCGTTGAAAGGGAGGATGAGATCCAGGGCCTCGACATAAACCTCCATGAGGAAACCGGTTACAGACTGACATAATCAGTGATTTAAATATGAACAAGAGAATATACATAAAAGCTTTTCACTTAGAGGTGAAGATCAATGAAGAAGATCACTGCCATTATCAGAAGAGAGAAACTTGAGGATGTGAAGGATGCCCTGGAACTGGTTGGGATTCACGGGATGACAGTCTCAGATGTCAGGGGAAGAGGCCAGCAGATGGGTATACGTGAAAGTTACCGTGGTATGGATTACTGTGTGGATCTCATTCCAAAGGTTCAGGTTGAGGTTGTGGTTGACTCGGAGGACCTTGAAAAGGTGATTGAAACGGTAACTGAAAACGCCAGGACAGGTGATATAGGGGACGGTAAAATCTTCGTAACGGATGTACTTGATGTTGTGAGGATAAGGACAGGTGAAAGGGGGAAAAAGGCCATATAATGAAAAATGTAACAGAAAACCCTCTTTTGAGATGGGAAAAGGGGGAAGGCTGTCCAGTGACCATTCATCCAGGAACTCAGTCCCCCCTGATCTTTATTTAATAATTTTGCTGTAAGGTACCTTCCAGCCTGAACTTATTTTAGTTTCAGCCACTTTACCTGAAATTTTAACCGAAATCTTTATATATGAGCATGATCTAAGTGATAGTGTCGGAAGTTGATTTCCGCCTTCCGGTATTGAAGTATAAGATTGTAAAAAAACAGAATAATAACAACAGGTAATATGGAGGATGACTCTGATGGACGCGGTTTTAAACTCCGGTGACACGGCCTGGATGCTGATATCAACAGCCCTCGTGA is a window encoding:
- a CDS encoding ammonium transporter, which codes for MLNSGDTAWMLISTALVILMTIPGVAMFYSGLTKRENVLNTIFLSFVSFGVVSLLWFLFGYGLIFGGDISGIIGTQISSISLTALNSASEYAPTIPGGLFAIFQMTFAAITVALISGAVVERIRFSSWIIFIPLWFTFVYVPVAHWVWGGGFLQNLGVYDFAGGIVVHLTSGIAALALALVIGPRHDQKLMPHHLGYSVIGTGLLWFGWFGFNAGSALSAGNLATDAMIVTNTSAAAGMLGWMLMDRIKTGKPTLLGALSGAVAGLASITPAAGFVDIGASILIGFLAAMLCYLAVSWLKPLLGYDDALDVFGIHGVSGVIGTIGVGLFAIPALNPALTGGGLITGSTALLTSQVIGVVTVIIYTFTVTYILASLLKKWRGLRVEREDEIQGLDINLHEETGYRLT
- a CDS encoding P-II family nitrogen regulator, which gives rise to MKKITAIIRREKLEDVKDALELVGIHGMTVSDVRGRGQQMGIRESYRGMDYCVDLIPKVQVEVVVDSEDLEKVIETVTENARTGDIGDGKIFVTDVLDVVRIRTGERGKKAI